One Sphingomonas endolithica DNA segment encodes these proteins:
- a CDS encoding DUF1611 domain-containing protein — MSVVTALDRPTGAIHALPSPYLLFLGDTVEMGFAKTALGLRDWAPDRCLGEWSLPSARVTTGLPRLSPAEAAAKGARAMVIGVANPGGIIPDSWMPELLAAIDAGLDIVAGMHARLSSITPLAEAAASQGRQLIDLRVPPADLAVASGLKRSGRRLLTVGTDCALGKKYTALAIARGLAARGVDATFRASGQTGIMLAGQGIAIDAVIADFAAGAVELLSPAAAPDHLDVVEGQGSLFHPSYAPVSLALLHGSQPDLFVVCHQPGRETILGHPGFRLPTIEAVIEQTVMLGRLTNPAIRCAGISLNTGDMTAEAAGRVIEETAAQLGLPAADPIRGGDAFERLLDACQA; from the coding sequence ATGTCAGTTGTAACTGCCCTCGACCGACCGACGGGCGCGATCCACGCATTGCCGTCACCTTATCTGCTGTTTCTCGGCGACACGGTGGAGATGGGATTCGCCAAGACGGCATTGGGCTTGCGCGATTGGGCGCCGGATCGTTGCCTCGGCGAATGGAGTTTGCCCAGCGCCAGGGTCACGACCGGATTACCTCGCCTCAGCCCCGCGGAAGCGGCGGCAAAGGGCGCGCGCGCCATGGTCATCGGGGTGGCCAATCCGGGTGGGATCATCCCGGATAGCTGGATGCCCGAACTGCTCGCCGCGATCGATGCCGGGCTGGATATCGTCGCGGGCATGCATGCGCGGCTGTCGAGCATCACGCCACTCGCCGAGGCTGCGGCCAGCCAGGGGCGGCAGCTGATCGATCTGCGCGTGCCACCGGCCGATCTGGCAGTCGCAAGCGGGCTCAAACGCTCCGGCCGTCGCCTGCTGACGGTAGGCACCGATTGCGCGCTCGGCAAGAAATATACCGCGCTCGCCATCGCCCGCGGCCTGGCCGCGCGGGGTGTCGACGCCACCTTCCGCGCAAGCGGGCAGACCGGGATCATGCTTGCCGGACAAGGCATTGCCATCGATGCGGTGATCGCCGATTTCGCCGCCGGGGCGGTTGAATTGCTCAGCCCTGCTGCTGCGCCGGATCATCTCGACGTGGTCGAGGGCCAGGGATCTTTGTTCCATCCCTCCTATGCACCGGTTTCCCTGGCGCTGCTGCACGGCAGCCAACCCGATCTGTTCGTCGTGTGCCACCAGCCCGGGCGCGAGACGATCCTAGGCCATCCCGGCTTTCGCCTGCCGACGATCGAGGCGGTGATCGAGCAGACCGTGATGCTCGGCCGCCTGACCAACCCCGCCATCCGCTGTGCCGGCATCAGTCTCAACACCGGCGACATGACAGCCGAAGCAGCCGGGCGGGTGATCGAGGAGACGGCCGCGCAGCTCGGCCTGCCCGCCGCCGACCCGATCCGCGGCGGCGATGCGTTCGAACGCCTGCTCGACGCGTGCCAGGCATGA
- a CDS encoding TonB-dependent receptor — translation MTAIRQALAISSAIVAVMMANAATAQTVSQDEVEQATTEPNHQSDIIVTAQKREQLLIDVPQSVSVISGESLERQQATNFKDYLKLVPGLQLNQTSPGFGRLVLRGVNTGGVASTVAVYQDETIFGSSTGLVNGGILAGDFDTFDVARIEVLRGPQGTFYGANALGGILKFVTNKPDTSKIEVRGRASVETTKGGNESYLGSAVVNLPLGDTLAVRASGFYRDIGGFIDSIGTDGADVERNINSSKSYGGRGSLLFQPTTDFSVQLSAYVQNLDVDAPDTVDAEPLTGRTLYGRPTQSQFVPNASKVRYRVYSGVINYDFGFASLVSASSYSTLKQDFRSDLTYFFSPQLVDVIGPNEFFQGQTTQVKRFTQEVRLQSPSNDRFEWVVGGFYTRERGLIDQVFTAVTPGTTTPIAGLPVLGIAQVPSRYREIAGFANATVHLGPRFDVDFGGRYSHNKQRASQSGDGLLAGGPLALPTARSSEGVFTYSVAPKVKFGDNASLYARVAKGFRPGGPNVLAPGAPVEFRSFDSDTVLSYEIGVKAQTSDRSFSIDVAAFHVDWKDIQVFGQTLANDIPYGGNFNGGKAKSEGFEFTTTLRPTPGFTTSINGAYTIARLKDDTPANSGGFDGDRLPYVPKYSISADTQYEWALAGETRAYVGASLRLLSRQAAAFDAGLVAATGRQPAIAGYQVADARAGLLFGKFSIEVYARNLGNSEGKTSLDLPAVPTIPFGASAAGIIRPRTIGLTLGAGF, via the coding sequence ATGACGGCAATTCGGCAGGCGCTAGCAATATCCAGCGCGATCGTAGCGGTGATGATGGCCAATGCGGCAACCGCCCAGACCGTATCGCAAGACGAGGTGGAGCAAGCTACCACCGAACCGAACCATCAGAGCGACATCATCGTCACCGCGCAAAAGCGCGAACAATTGCTGATCGACGTACCGCAGTCCGTCTCTGTCATCAGCGGCGAGTCGCTGGAGCGCCAGCAGGCGACCAACTTCAAGGATTACCTGAAGCTAGTTCCCGGCCTGCAGCTCAACCAGACATCTCCGGGGTTCGGGAGACTGGTGCTGCGCGGTGTCAACACCGGCGGCGTCGCCTCAACCGTCGCGGTCTATCAGGACGAGACGATCTTCGGATCCTCGACCGGCCTCGTCAATGGCGGCATCCTGGCCGGTGATTTCGACACGTTCGATGTGGCACGGATCGAAGTCCTGCGCGGGCCGCAGGGCACTTTCTACGGCGCCAATGCACTGGGCGGCATCCTGAAATTCGTCACCAACAAGCCCGACACCAGCAAGATCGAGGTACGCGGCCGGGCCAGCGTCGAGACGACAAAGGGTGGCAATGAATCCTACTTGGGCAGCGCGGTGGTCAATCTGCCGCTGGGCGACACGCTCGCTGTGCGCGCATCTGGTTTCTACCGCGACATCGGCGGCTTCATCGATTCCATCGGCACCGACGGCGCGGACGTCGAGCGGAACATCAACAGCTCGAAAAGCTATGGCGGGCGCGGGTCACTGCTGTTTCAGCCGACGACCGACTTTTCGGTCCAGCTTTCCGCCTATGTCCAGAACCTGGATGTAGACGCCCCGGATACCGTGGATGCGGAGCCGTTGACCGGACGCACGCTGTATGGGCGCCCAACCCAATCGCAGTTCGTGCCCAACGCGAGCAAGGTGCGCTACCGCGTGTATAGCGGCGTCATCAATTACGATTTCGGATTTGCCAGCCTTGTCTCGGCGAGCAGCTACAGCACGCTCAAGCAGGATTTCCGCTCCGATCTGACCTATTTCTTCAGCCCGCAACTGGTCGACGTGATCGGCCCCAACGAGTTCTTCCAGGGGCAAACGACGCAGGTGAAGCGGTTCACGCAGGAGGTACGGCTGCAATCCCCGTCGAACGACCGCTTCGAGTGGGTGGTCGGTGGCTTCTACACGCGAGAGAGAGGCCTGATCGATCAGGTCTTTACCGCCGTCACGCCGGGCACGACGACACCGATCGCCGGGCTGCCGGTGCTCGGCATCGCCCAGGTGCCCTCGCGCTACCGCGAGATCGCCGGCTTCGCCAACGCCACGGTCCATCTCGGCCCACGCTTCGACGTGGATTTCGGCGGCCGCTACAGCCACAACAAGCAGCGCGCGAGCCAGTCCGGTGACGGCCTGCTTGCGGGTGGCCCGCTCGCGCTCCCGACCGCGCGGTCGAGCGAGGGCGTGTTCACCTATTCGGTGGCGCCCAAGGTCAAGTTCGGTGACAATGCCTCGCTCTACGCGCGTGTCGCCAAGGGCTTCCGTCCGGGCGGCCCGAACGTCCTCGCCCCCGGCGCGCCGGTTGAGTTTCGGTCGTTCGATTCGGATACCGTGCTCAGCTACGAAATCGGGGTGAAGGCGCAGACCAGCGACCGCAGCTTCTCGATCGATGTCGCCGCCTTCCATGTCGACTGGAAGGACATCCAGGTGTTCGGCCAGACGCTGGCGAACGACATTCCCTATGGTGGCAATTTCAACGGCGGCAAGGCGAAGAGCGAAGGCTTCGAGTTCACCACTACGCTGCGGCCGACCCCAGGGTTCACGACATCGATCAACGGTGCCTACACCATCGCGCGCCTGAAGGACGACACCCCGGCGAACTCAGGCGGCTTCGATGGCGACCGGCTACCCTATGTTCCAAAATACAGCATCAGCGCCGATACGCAGTACGAATGGGCGCTGGCAGGCGAGACGAGGGCGTACGTCGGCGCCTCCTTGCGGCTCCTCTCGCGTCAGGCGGCAGCATTCGACGCCGGGCTGGTGGCGGCAACCGGCCGGCAGCCGGCGATCGCCGGCTATCAGGTGGCCGATGCGCGGGCCGGCCTGCTGTTCGGCAAGTTCTCGATCGAAGTCTATGCCAGGAACCTTGGCAATAGCGAGGGGAAGACCTCGCTCGACTTGCCTGCGGTGCCCACGATCCCGTTCGGCGCCTCGGCGGCCGGCATCATCCGGCCACGCACGATCGGCCTGACGCTTGGTGCTGGCTTCTAA
- a CDS encoding peptide MFS transporter: MTPGITAEPTWFGHPRGLTVLFLTNMWEQFSYYGMRALLVYYMTKQLMMPQESASLVYGAYTACAYFTPIVGGVIADRFLGKRNAILIGGSVMAAGHFMMAFEPLFYPALVTIALGNGLFLPSLPSQIGDLYAPGDARAGSAYNVYYVGVNIGGFLAPLICGTLGELYGWHWGFGAAGIGMLGGLAFYIWGQRYLPSQSPKQFPRQPIARSAAPRLRFPRKTALTLLAIALSVTVFRGAYEQVGNTLALWADVGVDRHVGSAIIPMTWFQSLNPLLVMAMTPPLLAWWQRRTAAGAVERPARRMALGAAIVAAAYLMLAGVESIGGPAHWLWLVLFFVILTLGELHILPTGLGLFARLAPKGLGATTVAAWFLASFAGSIAAGLVGTLWSRTTHSGFFVLLALIAGLAAAMLLLIEHTSSATEKLSETG, translated from the coding sequence ATGACCCCGGGCATTACGGCCGAGCCGACCTGGTTCGGCCACCCGCGCGGCCTGACCGTCCTGTTCCTCACCAATATGTGGGAGCAATTCTCTTATTACGGCATGCGCGCGCTGCTGGTCTATTACATGACCAAGCAGTTGATGATGCCGCAGGAATCTGCGTCGCTCGTCTACGGCGCCTATACCGCCTGCGCCTATTTCACCCCGATCGTCGGCGGCGTCATCGCCGACCGTTTCCTCGGCAAGCGCAATGCAATCCTGATCGGCGGATCGGTGATGGCGGCCGGGCACTTCATGATGGCGTTCGAGCCGTTATTCTATCCCGCGCTGGTGACGATCGCGCTCGGCAACGGCCTGTTCCTGCCCAGCCTGCCTAGCCAGATCGGTGACCTCTATGCGCCCGGCGACGCCCGCGCCGGATCGGCCTACAACGTCTATTATGTCGGGGTGAACATCGGCGGGTTCCTGGCGCCGTTGATCTGTGGGACGCTTGGCGAATTGTACGGCTGGCATTGGGGCTTCGGCGCGGCCGGGATCGGCATGCTCGGCGGCCTTGCCTTTTACATCTGGGGCCAGCGCTATCTGCCGAGCCAGTCCCCGAAACAGTTCCCGCGCCAGCCGATCGCGCGCAGCGCTGCACCGCGACTGCGCTTCCCGCGCAAGACCGCGCTGACATTGCTCGCGATCGCGCTGTCGGTCACCGTCTTCCGCGGCGCCTACGAACAGGTCGGCAACACGCTGGCGTTGTGGGCGGATGTCGGGGTCGACCGTCACGTCGGCAGCGCGATCATTCCGATGACCTGGTTCCAGTCGCTCAACCCGTTGCTGGTGATGGCGATGACGCCGCCCCTGCTTGCCTGGTGGCAGCGACGCACGGCAGCAGGCGCGGTGGAACGCCCCGCACGCCGCATGGCGCTGGGCGCGGCGATCGTCGCCGCGGCCTATCTGATGCTGGCGGGGGTGGAGTCGATCGGCGGGCCCGCGCACTGGCTGTGGCTGGTGCTGTTCTTCGTCATCCTGACGCTGGGAGAGTTGCACATCCTGCCGACCGGCCTCGGGCTGTTCGCACGGCTGGCACCCAAGGGGTTGGGCGCCACCACGGTCGCGGCCTGGTTCCTGGCGAGCTTCGCGGGCAGCATCGCGGCGGGCCTTGTCGGGACCCTGTGGAGCCGAACGACACATAGTGGCTTCTTCGTGCTGCTGGCACTGATCGCTGGTCTTGCCGCGGCCATGCTGTTGCTCATCGAACACACTAGCTCAGCTACTGAAAAGCTATCCGAAACAGGTTGA
- a CDS encoding dipeptide epimerase, which translates to MSRLQLSVTTQSLRLAQPFRISGYVFESADVLVVTLDDGVHRGRGEGAGAYYLGDDLAHMRSEIDRTRDAIEAGPTREELRAILPPGGARNAVDAALWEFEAARAGQPVWALAGLASPPPPIVTTFTVSADTPEAMAAMARGYVGAKSLKVKLTGELELDLARVAAIRQVRPDVWLGVDGNQGFARADLDALVAGLVTHNVSLLEQPLARGREAELDGYRSAIPIAGDESLLSLADLADAKGRFDVVNIKLDKCGGLTEGLLMAAEARRLGLGVMVGTMIGTSLATAPGFVLGQIADLVDLDGPTFLAQDHTPSVVYADGTLYAGPEVWGSGMATAA; encoded by the coding sequence ATGTCGCGCCTGCAGCTCAGCGTCACGACGCAGTCGCTCCGCCTCGCCCAGCCGTTCCGCATCTCGGGCTATGTGTTCGAATCCGCCGATGTGCTGGTCGTCACGCTCGACGACGGGGTGCATCGCGGGCGCGGGGAAGGCGCCGGCGCTTATTATCTCGGCGACGATCTGGCGCATATGCGCAGTGAGATCGACCGCACTCGCGACGCCATCGAAGCCGGGCCGACGCGCGAGGAGTTGCGTGCCATCCTGCCCCCCGGCGGCGCGCGCAATGCCGTCGACGCGGCCCTGTGGGAGTTCGAGGCGGCGCGGGCGGGTCAGCCGGTCTGGGCGCTGGCCGGCTTGGCATCCCCGCCCCCGCCGATCGTCACCACCTTCACGGTCAGCGCCGATACGCCCGAGGCGATGGCGGCAATGGCCCGCGGCTATGTCGGTGCAAAGTCGCTCAAGGTGAAACTGACGGGCGAGCTGGAGCTGGACCTGGCGCGAGTCGCCGCGATCCGCCAGGTGCGGCCCGACGTCTGGCTGGGCGTGGACGGCAACCAGGGCTTTGCCCGCGCCGATCTCGACGCGCTCGTTGCCGGGCTCGTCACGCATAACGTGTCACTGCTCGAACAACCGCTCGCCCGCGGCCGCGAGGCGGAGCTCGACGGTTACCGTTCGGCCATCCCGATCGCGGGCGACGAAAGCCTGTTGTCGCTCGCCGACCTGGCTGATGCCAAGGGCCGGTTCGATGTGGTCAACATCAAGCTCGATAAATGCGGCGGCCTGACCGAAGGGCTGCTGATGGCGGCCGAAGCACGACGGCTGGGGCTGGGCGTGATGGTCGGCACGATGATCGGCACGAGTCTCGCCACCGCGCCCGGTTTCGTGCTCGGGCAGATCGCCGACCTCGTCGATCTCGATGGGCCGACCTTCCTCGCCCAAGATCACACGCCCAGCGTCGTCTATGCCGATGGCACGCTTTACGCCGGGCCGGAGGTCTGGGGATCGGGCATGGCGACCGCGGCATGA
- a CDS encoding serine hydrolase domain-containing protein has translation MRVGKLIATAMALFGSMAVAQGPQPRLPLTPSTTITAPTPPTPAPAGTRALTAADVNAWLDGFMPYALHNGDIAGAVVTVVKDGQVIAARGYGYANVAKRQPVDPARTLFRPGSTSKLVTWTAVMQQVEAGKLDLDRDVNTYIDFKIPARNGKPVTLRQIMTHTGGFEEVLKNIIFYDPKINMPLEAYLKTWTPTRIFDAGTTPDYSNWATALAAYIVQRVSGMPFDDYVEQRIFAPLNMRNSSFRQPLPKQLRGDSATGYERASLPAKGFEFVGPGPAGGLSSSGLDMARFMIAHLEQGRGILKPETAAMMHDSPLDRVNPMSLIPPLNRMELGFFETNINGRKVIAHLGDTNEFHTSLHLFMNEHVGFYVSFNSAGREGAAHVVRGQLFQDFADRYFPSTVRDGRVDAKTAAEHARLMVGHWEVSRRSVSNFINILNLVGQVEVSVDDKGNLVVPSLRGANGAAQQWDEIAPFVWRDRNGHDRLAAKVVDGKPVRWSFDTISPFMVYDRVPAARSAGWLLPALYASLAVLLLTLLYWPASWYVRRRYRAPIAASGPSLKAYRATRIMAGLVLAVLAGWATLITVLFGDISTMTASADLWLWSIQILGAIVFVGAVGIAAWNAWLTWRDGRRWTRKVWSVLVLLATVIVLYVASTYSLLTMTVNY, from the coding sequence ATGCGGGTAGGAAAACTGATCGCGACAGCGATGGCGTTGTTCGGCAGCATGGCGGTGGCGCAGGGGCCGCAGCCACGGCTGCCGCTGACGCCGTCCACGACCATTACCGCACCGACGCCGCCCACGCCCGCTCCTGCGGGCACCCGTGCGCTCACCGCCGCCGACGTGAACGCCTGGCTTGATGGCTTCATGCCTTATGCGCTGCATAACGGCGATATCGCCGGCGCGGTCGTCACCGTGGTCAAGGATGGGCAGGTCATTGCTGCGCGCGGTTACGGCTATGCCAATGTCGCCAAGCGCCAGCCGGTCGATCCGGCGCGCACCCTGTTCCGCCCGGGCTCGACGTCCAAGCTCGTCACCTGGACCGCGGTGATGCAGCAGGTCGAAGCGGGCAAGCTCGATCTCGATCGCGATGTGAACACCTATATCGACTTCAAGATACCGGCGCGGAACGGCAAGCCCGTTACGCTGCGCCAGATCATGACCCATACCGGCGGCTTCGAGGAGGTGTTGAAGAACATCATCTTCTACGATCCCAAGATCAACATGCCACTGGAGGCCTATCTCAAGACGTGGACGCCGACGCGGATCTTCGATGCCGGCACCACGCCCGATTACTCCAACTGGGCCACCGCGCTGGCCGCCTATATCGTGCAGCGGGTCTCGGGCATGCCGTTCGACGATTATGTCGAACAGCGCATCTTCGCGCCGCTGAACATGCGCAATTCGAGTTTCCGCCAGCCGTTGCCCAAACAGCTGCGCGGCGATTCGGCGACCGGGTACGAGCGTGCCTCGCTGCCGGCCAAGGGGTTCGAGTTCGTCGGGCCGGGTCCGGCGGGCGGCCTGTCCTCCTCAGGGCTGGACATGGCGCGCTTCATGATCGCGCATCTCGAACAAGGTCGCGGCATCCTGAAGCCCGAGACGGCGGCAATGATGCACGATAGCCCGCTCGACCGCGTCAACCCGATGTCGCTGATCCCGCCGCTCAACCGCATGGAGCTCGGTTTCTTCGAGACCAACATTAACGGCCGCAAGGTCATCGCGCATCTCGGCGACACAAACGAATTCCATACCTCGCTGCACCTGTTCATGAACGAACATGTCGGCTTCTACGTCTCGTTCAACAGCGCGGGGCGCGAGGGCGCGGCACATGTCGTGCGTGGGCAATTGTTTCAGGATTTCGCCGACCGCTACTTCCCATCCACCGTCCGCGACGGACGCGTCGATGCCAAGACCGCCGCCGAGCATGCCCGGCTGATGGTCGGTCATTGGGAAGTCAGCCGGCGGTCGGTGTCCAACTTCATCAACATCCTCAATCTGGTAGGGCAGGTCGAGGTCAGCGTCGACGACAAGGGCAATCTGGTCGTCCCTTCGCTGCGAGGCGCGAACGGTGCCGCGCAGCAATGGGACGAGATCGCCCCGTTCGTGTGGCGCGACCGCAACGGGCATGATCGCCTCGCCGCCAAGGTGGTGGACGGCAAGCCGGTGCGCTGGAGCTTCGACACGATATCGCCCTTCATGGTCTATGACCGCGTGCCCGCGGCGCGATCGGCCGGGTGGCTGCTGCCGGCGCTGTACGCTAGCCTAGCGGTACTGTTGCTGACATTGCTGTACTGGCCGGCCAGCTGGTACGTCCGCCGCCGTTACCGTGCGCCGATCGCCGCTTCGGGTCCTTCGCTGAAGGCCTACCGCGCGACGCGCATCATGGCCGGCCTGGTGCTGGCGGTGCTCGCCGGCTGGGCGACGCTGATCACCGTCCTGTTCGGCGATATCAGCACGATGACGGCCAGTGCCGACCTGTGGCTGTGGTCGATCCAGATCCTGGGTGCGATCGTGTTCGTCGGGGCCGTCGGCATCGCGGCGTGGAACGCGTGGCTGACCTGGCGCGACGGTCGCCGCTGGACACGCAAGGTGTGGAGCGTGCTCGTGCTGCTGGCGACGGTGATCGTGCTGTACGTCGCCTCGACCTACAGCCTGCTCACGATGACGGTGAACTACTGA